Proteins from a genomic interval of Trichoderma breve strain T069 chromosome 2, whole genome shotgun sequence:
- a CDS encoding fungal fucose-specific lectin domain-containing protein — protein sequence MATPFVINARTAVAATATSTSTSRVYFQDTENGIREVTYDNGNWTVSNDVLFSAKRSTPLAVISWDEGKQVRIYCVSSEGVLQEWCGINGHWGPGYLTDLGVRVAPNTSIAATHWDKTTIRVYCQEENSTAIQEFCVGHPWKRGSTLPIADSGSNLAALSFKDGGKIHLRVYYQAPDLSLREHCYDGGWSEGGFSPGVAIKSSAIAATSWGEAVDGVQLRVFWQDNHGLLRGYRWSRGWESSGSLNLIPVATRISATNWDNGSSVRVYYQVNDGTISEEVTHSLTTTIIQV from the exons ATGGCTACCCCTTTTGTCATCAATGCTAGGACCGCGGTTGCCGCTACGGCGACATCTACCTCTACATCTCGAGTATACTTCCAAGATACTGAGAACGGCATCCGTGAAGTAACTTACGACAATGGAAATTGGACCGTATCCAACGATGTGTTATTCTCTGCCAAGCGTTCCACTCCACTTGCTGTTATCAGTTGGGATGAGGGAAAACAG GTTCGGATCTACTGTGTTTCTTCTGAGGGTGTGCTTCAAGAGTGGTGCGGTATCAACGGGCACTGGGGTCCGGGTTACCTCACAGATTTGGGAGTGCGCGTGGCACCAAACACCTCTATCGCTGCTACACACTGGGATAAAACGACTATTCGGGTCTATTGCCAAG AGGAGAACTCAACTGCCATTCAAGAATTCTGCGTCGGCCATCCCTGGAAGAGAGGTTCCACCCTCCCAATAGCCGACTCGGGATCCAACCTTGCAGCCTTGTCATTTAAGGACGGGGGCAAAATCCATTTGAGAGTTTACTACCAAGCTCCAGATCTCAGTCTAAGGGAACACTGTTATGACGGCGGCTGGTCTGAAG GCGGCTTTAGCCCTGGAGTTGCGATCAAGAGTTCTGCGATTGCTGCCACTTCATGGGGTGAAGCTGTAGATGGCGTGCAGCTCCGTGTGTTCTGGCAGGACAATCATGGGCTGCTGAGAGGCTATAGGTGGTCTAGGGGATGGGAGTCTTCAGGATCTTTAAATCTTATACCAGTTGCTACACGCATTTCTGCGACCAACTGGGATAATGGAAGCAGTGTTAGAGTGTACTACCAGGTGAATGATGGCACAATCTCCGAAGAGGTCACCCATAGCTTGACAACCACTATTATTCAAGTCTAG
- a CDS encoding alpha/beta hydrolase fold domain-containing protein, with amino-acid sequence MGSELDYKTFKLGDFKLVSGETLPDAFIAYKTFGDASSPAIIYPSWFSGAISDNEWLIGEDKALNPRKYFIIVPALFGNGQSSSPSNTHREPLRPFPNITVKDNVTAQYRLVTEELGVKHARMVLGWSMGAGQTYQWLTQYPDFMDLGVPFCGSARTSLHNQVFLEGVKSALLAAKGASSAGSAAGELAQTYRAWTQEERVTGLKAFGRGYAGWGFSQAFYREKLYETELGYKNLEDFMINFWEDWALKKDPENLLTMLHTWQAADSSDQEPYNKNFELAMKSIKAKTLVLPGKTDLYFPPEDSEYEVQHMTKGIGKCIPFPSVWGHWAGGPGESKEDVKWLDNHLKALLEDEKWQLDASQLE; translated from the exons ATGGGAAGTGAATTAGATTACAAGACCTTCAAGCTAGGAGACTTCAAGCTCGTCTCCGGCGAGACCCTTCCAGATGCTTTCATCGCCTACAAGACTTTTGGTGATGCCTCCTCTCCCGCCATCATCTACCCCTCGTGGTTCAGCGGCGCCATCTCAGACAACGAATGGCTTATTGGCGAAGACAAAGCTCTCAATCCCCGCAAATACTTCATTATTGTCCCGGCTTTGTTCGGCAATGGACAGTCCAGTAGTCCATCCAACACTCACCGCGAGCCACTCAGACCGTTTCCCAACATCACCGTAAAGGATAATGTTACGGCACAGTATCGCCTCGTAACCGAGGAACTTGGCGTCAAACACGCTCGAATGGTCCTGGGGTGGAGCATGGGCGCCGGACAAACGTATCAATGGCTGACGCAGTATCCCGACTTCATGGATCTGGGCGTGCCATTTTGCGGGAGTGCGCGCACTTCACTGCATAACCAGGTGTTTCTCGAAGGCGTCAAGAGTGCACTACTCGCCGCCAAGGGGGCATCTTCCGCTGGTAGCGCGGCCGGTGAGTTAGCGCAGACGTATCGGGCGTGGACTCAAGAAGAAAGGGTCACTGGATTGAAGGCCTTTGGTCGTGGATATGCTGGCTGGGGATTCAGTCAGGCGTTCTACCGGGAAAAGCTGTATGAGACGGAGCTAGGATACAAGAACCTTGAGGATTTCATGATCAACTTTTGGGAGGATTGGGCCCTGAAAAAAG ACCCTGAGAATCTTCTCACCATGCTTCACACGTGGCAGGCTGCAGACAGCTCAGACCAGGAACCTTACAATAAGAACTTTGAGCTAGCTATGAAGAGCATCAAAGCTAAAACGTTAGTTCTCCCAGGCAAGACGGACCTCTACTTCCCGCCGGAAGATTCGGAGTATGAGGTGCAGCATATGACAAAGGGAATTGGAAAGTGTATTCCATTCCCATCCGTCTGGGGCCACTG GGCCGGTGGTCCAGGTGAGAGCAAAGAGGACGTGAAGTGGCTGGATAACCATCTGAAGGCTCtcctggaagatgaaaagtgGCAACTCGATGCTAGCCAGTTGGAATAG
- a CDS encoding NADH:flavin oxidoreductase / NADH oxidase family domain-containing protein, whose protein sequence is MGSISESQYSDFRSEVVAGLPFYTPKQRVPVGTAILDPKNGVTEKSIAPAFQPISIRGLTFQNRIWVAPMCMYSCQDGMFSDFHVAHYGQWAMRGSALIHLEATAVTARGRNTPQDAGIWSDDHIAPLKRIVDLIHSQSQKVAIQLQHAGRKGSVTPPWLGLRLVPDEFDGYANQVQGPTAEPWNENYATPGEMSEDEILEVIEAYGQAARRAVEAGVDVIAVHGAHGYLLHSFASPATNKRRDQWGGSFENRTRIGVEIIRAIRRNIPENMPVFWKISAVDWLPKGEGWELEDTLRYIPILAAEGVDLFDVSSGGTDRRQQVQLGQQYQVPFAKAVKDLKLPNVFVAAVGWIRDADTVHYILSNGKADVVHVAREFLRDPNFVQRVALATGTEVTWVDQYHRAPMNRKYVESTTTITTDAKVSKDVIRSHDDQVSNKLASK, encoded by the exons CTACACGCCAAAGCAGAGAGTACCAGTCGGCACGGCGATTCTCGATCCCAAGAACGGTGTCACCGAGAAATCCATTGCTCCTGCATTCCAGCCGATCTCAATCCGGGGCCTCACGTTCCAAAATCGCATCTGGGTTGCCCCGATGTGCATGTATAGCTGCCAAGATGGCATGTTTAGTGACTTTCACGTAGCCCACTACGGACAGTGGGCAATGAGAGGGTCTGCTTTGATCCATTTGGAAGCGACTGCAGTGACAGCCAGA GGCCGCAATACGCCCCAGGATGCCGGTATTTGGTCTGACGATCATATTGCTCCTCTAAAGAGAATTGTTGACCTCATCCACTCGCAATCGCAAAAGGTCGCAATTCAGCTCCAGCACGCCGGCCGCAAAGGTAGCGTTACTCCGCCATGGCTGGGTCTCCGTCTTGTTCCTGACGAATTTGATGGGTACGCCAACCAGGTGCAGGGTCCTACAGCTGAGCCCTGGAACGAGAACTATGCGACCCCTGGAGAGATGTCGGAAGACGAGATTCTTGAGGTCATCGAAGCCTATGGCCAAGCTGCGCGCAGGGCTGTTGAGGCAGGTGTTGACGTGATTGCTGTCCATGGAGCTCATGGATATTTGTTACACTCATTCGCATCACCTGCG ACGAATAAACGAAGAGATCAATGGGGTGGAAGCTTTGAGAACCGCACACGAATCGGTGTGGAGATCATTCGTGCTATACGACGCAATATCCCAGAGAACATGCCTGTCTTTTGGAAGATCTCAGCTGTAGACTGGCTACCAAAGGGAGAAGGATGGGAGCTGGAAGATACTCTGCGATACATCCCTATCCTCGCCGCAGAAGGCGTGGATCTTTTTGATGTCTCAAGCGGAGGTACGGACCGGAGACAGCAGGTTCAGCTTGGCCAACAATACCAGGTTCCATTCGCCAAGGCTGTCAAGGATCTTAAGTTGCCCAACGTATTTGtggctgctgttggctgGATTCGAGATGCCGACACAGTTCATTAT ATCTTGAGCAATGGAAAAGCCGATGTTGTGCACGTCGCACGAGAGTTTCTACGCGATCCCAACTTTGTCCAGCGAGTCGCACTCGCGACGGGCACTGAAGTTACTTGGGTTGATCAATATCACCGCGCTCCCA TGAACCGAAAATATGTTGAGTCTACGACGACCATTACAACAGACGCAAAAGTGTCGAAAGATGTAATTCGATCGCACGATGATCAGGTATCAAACAAGCTAGCTTCCAAGTAG